The following proteins come from a genomic window of Flavobacteriaceae bacterium MAR_2010_188:
- a CDS encoding prolyl oligopeptidase: MKHIIVGVSCLVVLMGCKEEKVDEKETVMQYPETKTVDTVTTYFGTEVKDPYHWLEDDKSEETATWVKNENQVTNGYLEQIPYREELKQRLSDLWNYEKLSAPFIEGDYTYFTKNDGLQNQSVIFRYKTGEDPSTAEMFLDPNSFKEDGTISLGGTEFSDDGSMLAYSISEGGSDWRKVLIMDTASKEIISDTLIDIKFSGTSWYKNDGFYYSSYEKPQGSQLSAKTDQHRVFYHKLGTPQSQDKLIYGGTAEQKYRYVGARVTEDSKYLVMSLANSTSGGKLYIKDLEKPNSEFIPIIDNEDTETRMIDNIGSKLFLMTNKDAPNQKIVTVDFSNPASENWKDLIPETEDVMSASTGGGYIFTEYMKDAVSQIKQYDMDGKFVRDIELPGVGNAGGFSGKRDDKTEYYSFTNYNTPSSIYKMNSDTGESELYWKPAIEFNSDDYVSEQVFYTSKDGTKVPMIITHKKGLEMNGKNPTILYGYGGFNISLNPGFSITNAVWMEEGGIYAVPNLRGGGEYGKEWHDAGIKMKKQNVFDDFISAAEYLIDNKYTSKDYLAIRGGSNGGLLVGATMTQRPDLMKVALPAVGVLDMLRYHTFTAGAGWAYDYGTAEDSKEMFDYLKAYSPYHNIKEGVEYPATLITTGDHDDRVVPAHSFKFAAELQKNQTGNNPVLIRIETDAGHGAGTPVSKTIEQYADIFGFTLYNMGFDVLPSKTKQKVKG, from the coding sequence ATGAAGCATATAATAGTTGGAGTAAGTTGTCTTGTAGTATTAATGGGTTGTAAAGAAGAAAAGGTGGACGAAAAAGAGACAGTTATGCAATATCCCGAAACGAAAACAGTAGATACGGTAACTACATATTTTGGTACAGAAGTAAAAGACCCTTACCATTGGTTGGAAGATGACAAAAGCGAAGAAACTGCAACTTGGGTAAAGAATGAAAACCAAGTGACCAATGGTTATCTAGAGCAAATTCCTTATAGAGAAGAATTAAAACAACGTCTTTCGGATTTATGGAATTACGAGAAATTGAGCGCTCCATTTATCGAAGGCGATTATACATATTTCACTAAAAATGATGGTTTACAGAATCAAAGCGTCATTTTCCGATATAAAACAGGTGAAGATCCTTCAACCGCTGAAATGTTTTTAGATCCAAACAGTTTTAAGGAAGATGGAACAATTTCACTTGGAGGAACTGAATTTTCTGATGATGGTAGTATGTTAGCTTACAGCATTTCTGAAGGTGGTAGCGACTGGAGAAAAGTTTTGATTATGGATACTGCTTCCAAGGAAATAATAAGTGACACCCTTATTGACATTAAGTTTAGTGGGACCTCTTGGTATAAAAATGATGGTTTTTATTACTCAAGTTATGAAAAACCACAGGGCAGCCAACTTTCTGCAAAAACCGATCAGCACAGAGTTTTTTATCACAAATTGGGTACGCCTCAATCCCAAGACAAATTGATTTATGGCGGAACGGCCGAGCAAAAATATCGCTACGTAGGTGCTCGAGTAACCGAAGACAGTAAGTATTTGGTAATGTCTTTGGCCAACTCAACCTCAGGCGGGAAATTATATATTAAAGACCTAGAAAAACCTAATAGTGAATTTATCCCGATTATAGATAATGAAGATACCGAGACCAGAATGATTGATAATATTGGTAGTAAATTGTTTTTGATGACCAATAAGGATGCTCCTAATCAAAAAATTGTAACGGTAGATTTTTCTAATCCTGCCTCAGAAAATTGGAAGGATTTAATTCCAGAAACGGAAGACGTTATGAGCGCATCTACCGGTGGTGGGTATATTTTTACTGAATACATGAAAGATGCCGTTTCCCAGATCAAACAATACGATATGGACGGTAAATTTGTAAGGGATATAGAATTACCTGGTGTAGGCAATGCAGGTGGTTTCAGTGGAAAAAGAGATGATAAAACAGAATATTACTCTTTCACGAACTACAATACGCCTTCTAGTATTTATAAGATGAATTCTGATACTGGAGAATCTGAACTTTATTGGAAACCAGCAATCGAATTCAACAGCGATGATTATGTGAGTGAGCAGGTGTTTTACACCTCAAAGGACGGCACCAAAGTACCGATGATTATAACTCATAAAAAAGGTTTAGAGATGAACGGTAAAAATCCAACTATTCTATACGGCTACGGTGGATTTAATATCAGTCTTAACCCTGGTTTTAGCATTACCAATGCGGTTTGGATGGAAGAAGGAGGTATTTATGCTGTTCCAAATCTTAGAGGCGGTGGCGAATATGGCAAAGAATGGCATGATGCAGGAATTAAGATGAAAAAGCAAAATGTATTCGATGATTTTATTTCTGCAGCAGAATATTTGATCGATAATAAATATACTTCCAAAGATTATTTAGCGATTAGAGGCGGAAGTAATGGTGGGCTCTTAGTTGGCGCCACTATGACTCAAAGACCAGATTTAATGAAAGTCGCGCTTCCGGCAGTTGGGGTGTTGGATATGCTTAGATACCATACGTTTACCGCTGGTGCAGGTTGGGCGTACGATTATGGGACGGCAGAAGACAGCAAAGAAATGTTCGATTATCTAAAGGCATATTCTCCTTACCATAACATTAAGGAAGGTGTAGAATATCCGGCAACGCTAATCACAACTGGCGATCATGATGACCGTGTGGTTCCGGCTCACAGCTTTAAGTTTGCTGCCGAATTACAAAAAAATCAAACTGGTAATAATCCTGTTTTGATAAGAATTGAAACGGATGCCGGCCATGGCGCAGGTACACCGGTGAGCAAAACCATTGAACAATATGCAGATATTTTCGGCTTTACCCTTTATAATATGGGATTCGATGTTTTGCCAAGTAAAACAAAACAAAAAGTAAAAGGATAA
- a CDS encoding large conductance mechanosensitive channel, with the protein MLKEFRDFIMTGNVIDLAVAVILAGAVGMVVTGFTNDIMMPIVGHFAGGLDFADMKYVLDPAIVAADGEVTKPENAILYGKWVNALINLIIVGFVLFLIVKAYNTTKKPKAAAAPSGPSELDVLKEIRDELKKK; encoded by the coding sequence ATGTTAAAGGAATTTAGAGATTTTATAATGACGGGCAACGTCATAGACTTGGCAGTTGCCGTAATTCTGGCTGGTGCTGTTGGTATGGTGGTTACCGGATTTACCAATGATATTATGATGCCCATCGTAGGTCATTTTGCTGGAGGACTCGATTTCGCCGATATGAAGTATGTGTTAGATCCAGCAATAGTGGCTGCAGATGGGGAAGTTACCAAGCCAGAAAACGCTATTCTATACGGAAAATGGGTCAATGCCCTTATAAACCTTATCATCGTTGGCTTTGTTCTATTCTTAATTGTAAAAGCTTACAATACAACTAAAAAACCTAAAGCCGCAGCGGCTCCATCTGGACCTAGCGAACTAGATGTTCTAAAAGAAATCCGCGATGAGCTTAAAAAGAAATAA
- a CDS encoding ABC-type Fe3+/spermidine/putrescine transport systems, ATPase components, with the protein MLKVENVTYFYSKTPVLEDISFNLKRGGNLAIIGESGSGKSTLLKAIYGTFDLPKGTIFWNEEPILGPAFNLVVGYDFMKYVAQEFDLMPFITVEENIGKFLSNFFPEEKKERTKEILDIIELGDYAKTKVKNLSGGQKQRVALGRAIANKPEIILLDEPFSHIDNFKKRSLRRNVFSFLKKEKISCIVATHDKDDVMAFSDELIVLNNGQIVEKGTPKQLYNQPKTELIASFFEPHNKLLKSDILENSTDEDFYIYASQLREVEKSNLKVIVEKSYFEGNHFLIEGSFKAKPIFFNHENALEKGQTVYLEYTNPE; encoded by the coding sequence ATGCTGAAAGTTGAAAATGTTACTTACTTCTATTCCAAAACTCCTGTGTTGGAAGATATTTCATTCAACCTAAAAAGAGGCGGAAATCTTGCCATAATCGGTGAAAGTGGATCAGGAAAAAGCACGCTTCTAAAAGCGATTTACGGCACTTTTGATTTACCAAAAGGAACCATTTTCTGGAACGAAGAACCGATTTTAGGACCAGCGTTTAATTTGGTGGTCGGTTATGATTTTATGAAATACGTAGCACAAGAATTCGACTTGATGCCATTTATTACCGTAGAAGAAAATATCGGCAAATTTCTTTCAAACTTTTTTCCTGAAGAGAAAAAGGAGCGGACAAAAGAAATCCTAGACATCATTGAGCTTGGCGATTATGCTAAAACTAAAGTTAAAAATCTTAGCGGCGGTCAGAAACAACGTGTGGCGCTCGGTAGAGCAATTGCCAACAAACCAGAGATAATTTTGTTGGACGAGCCTTTTAGCCATATCGATAATTTTAAGAAGCGTAGTTTGCGCAGAAACGTATTCAGTTTTTTAAAAAAAGAAAAAATCAGTTGTATCGTTGCGACTCATGATAAAGATGACGTTATGGCGTTTTCGGATGAATTGATTGTGCTAAATAATGGCCAAATTGTAGAGAAAGGCACGCCGAAGCAATTATATAATCAACCAAAAACAGAACTTATCGCTTCATTTTTTGAACCGCACAATAAACTCCTTAAATCTGATATTTTAGAAAATTCTACTGACGAAGATTTTTATATTTATGCCTCTCAACTTAGAGAAGTTGAAAAATCCAACTTAAAAGTAATTGTTGAAAAATCTTATTTTGAAGGAAATCATTTTTTAATTGAAGGTTCCTTTAAAGCAAAACCAATTTTCTTTAATCATGAAAATGCTCTCGAAAAAGGACAAACTGTTTATCTAGAATATACAAATCCAGAATAA
- a CDS encoding aspartate-semialdehyde dehydrogenase has product MKVAVVGATGMVGEVMLKVLEERNFPLTELLPVASERSIGKKIKFKGKEYSVIGLEEAVKQKPDIALFSAGGSTSLEWAPKFAEAGTTVVDNSSAWRMDQSKKLVVPEINASILTKYDKIIANPNCSTIQMVMVLAPLHKKYKVKRVVVSTYQSVSGTGVKAVRQFENEIAGIDGEMAYKYPIHRNAIPQCDVFEENGYTKEEMKLVRETQKILDDRTIAVTATAVRIPTAGGHSEAVNIEFENDFEINEVKQLLSETDGVVVQDNLEESSYPMPLYANGKDDVFVGRIRRDGSQPNTLNLWIVSDNLRKGAATNTVQIAEYLLKNELL; this is encoded by the coding sequence ATGAAAGTTGCAGTTGTTGGAGCCACCGGGATGGTGGGAGAAGTAATGTTGAAAGTGTTGGAGGAAAGAAACTTTCCCTTGACAGAATTATTACCCGTTGCGTCCGAGAGATCAATCGGTAAAAAGATAAAGTTTAAGGGCAAGGAATATTCAGTGATTGGGCTAGAAGAAGCAGTGAAACAAAAACCGGATATCGCTCTATTTTCAGCGGGAGGTTCGACTTCATTAGAATGGGCGCCAAAATTTGCCGAAGCTGGTACTACTGTGGTAGATAATTCTTCGGCTTGGAGAATGGACCAATCTAAAAAGTTAGTGGTGCCAGAAATCAACGCATCCATACTTACCAAATACGATAAGATTATTGCAAACCCAAACTGCTCTACCATTCAAATGGTGATGGTTTTGGCTCCATTGCATAAAAAATATAAAGTTAAGAGAGTAGTTGTTTCAACCTATCAATCGGTATCTGGGACAGGTGTAAAAGCAGTTAGACAATTTGAAAATGAGATTGCAGGAATAGATGGCGAAATGGCCTATAAATATCCGATTCACAGAAATGCAATTCCTCAATGTGATGTTTTTGAAGAAAACGGTTACACTAAGGAAGAAATGAAACTTGTTAGGGAAACACAAAAGATATTGGACGACCGAACCATTGCGGTAACTGCAACTGCAGTTAGAATACCAACCGCTGGCGGACATAGCGAAGCTGTAAACATTGAATTTGAAAATGATTTTGAAATCAATGAAGTTAAACAATTATTAAGTGAAACGGATGGTGTAGTGGTTCAAGATAATCTTGAAGAAAGCAGTTATCCTATGCCGCTTTACGCCAATGGAAAGGATGATGTCTTCGTTGGAAGGATTAGAAGGGACGGTTCACAGCCAAATACTCTTAATTTATGGATCGTGAGCGATAACCTTAGAAAAGGCGCCGCGACTAACACCGTTCAAATCGCAGAATATTTGCTTAAAAATGAACTTTTATAG
- a CDS encoding 3-oxoacyl-(acyl-carrier-protein) synthase: MKKRVVITGMGVVAPNAVGISEFTQALKNGTSGITFHQNLKDLDFSCCIGGIPTISEEKKQEYLTPLQLRGFNSSGILYGCIAGMDAWKDAGFAVNEQSELDNDSGTIFGAGTSGIEKFREAIYKIDNKEVKRLGSTAVLQTMASGVSAFLGGILGLGNQVTTNSSACTTGTEAIVMGFDRIQSGKARRMLVGSCSDNGAYIWGGFDAMRVMTYKHNESPEHGSRPMSATASGFVPGSGAGAMVLESLESALERNAKIYAEVLGGAVNSGGQRNDGTLTAPNPEAVQRCISGALINFGISPEEIDLINGHLTATSKDSLEIENWTKALQRKGSNFPYINSLKGMVGHCLAAAGSIESVATVLQITEQFIFPNINCDDVHPEILELIDKEKIPQKMMNKEINIAIKASFGFGDVNGCVLFKRWKA; the protein is encoded by the coding sequence ATGAAGAAACGGGTTGTGATTACAGGAATGGGAGTTGTGGCACCAAATGCGGTTGGTATAAGTGAATTTACCCAAGCCCTAAAAAACGGAACTTCAGGAATTACATTTCATCAAAATTTAAAGGATTTGGATTTCTCTTGTTGTATTGGAGGTATTCCGACTATTTCCGAAGAAAAGAAACAAGAATATCTTACCCCACTTCAACTACGCGGATTTAATAGTTCTGGGATTTTATACGGCTGTATTGCTGGTATGGACGCTTGGAAAGATGCTGGCTTTGCCGTAAATGAACAAAGTGAATTAGATAATGATAGCGGGACTATTTTTGGCGCCGGTACATCTGGAATAGAAAAGTTTAGGGAAGCAATCTATAAAATAGACAATAAAGAAGTAAAACGTTTGGGCAGCACTGCGGTTTTACAAACCATGGCGAGCGGCGTAAGTGCTTTTTTAGGCGGAATCTTAGGTCTAGGCAATCAAGTTACCACCAATTCTTCTGCTTGTACTACAGGTACTGAAGCTATCGTTATGGGATTTGACCGTATTCAATCTGGTAAGGCAAGACGCATGCTGGTTGGGAGTTGCAGCGACAACGGTGCATATATCTGGGGAGGATTTGATGCAATGCGGGTTATGACCTATAAGCACAATGAAAGTCCTGAACATGGATCTAGACCTATGAGTGCCACCGCAAGCGGATTCGTGCCCGGCAGTGGTGCAGGGGCAATGGTTTTAGAATCGTTAGAAAGTGCATTAGAAAGAAATGCAAAGATTTACGCTGAGGTTTTGGGCGGTGCCGTTAATTCTGGCGGCCAAAGAAATGATGGCACTTTAACTGCTCCAAATCCTGAGGCAGTACAAAGATGCATTAGCGGTGCCTTGATTAATTTTGGTATTTCTCCTGAAGAAATCGACCTAATAAATGGCCACCTTACCGCAACCTCCAAAGATTCTTTAGAAATTGAAAATTGGACCAAAGCGCTTCAAAGAAAAGGAAGCAATTTTCCATATATAAATTCATTAAAAGGTATGGTTGGCCATTGTTTGGCGGCCGCAGGAAGCATTGAAAGCGTTGCGACAGTTCTTCAAATTACAGAACAATTTATCTTTCCGAACATTAATTGCGACGATGTGCATCCCGAGATTTTAGAGTTAATTGATAAGGAGAAAATTCCACAGAAAATGATGAATAAAGAAATTAATATTGCCATAAAGGCAAGTTTTGGTTTTGGCGACGTTAATGGTTGTGTTTTGTTTAAGCGTTGGAAAGCTTAG
- a CDS encoding 2-polyprenyl-3-methyl-5-hydroxy-6-metoxy-1,4-benzoquinol methylase, with translation MSILVNTKERTDAIEIMDDFSLEGESLHNTLDTLADINKWLGGNNVTLDGLKKVLKRHSRNVPITIIDLGCGGGDILRKVADYGRKEGYIFKLIGIDANPDAMVYARKLSKNYPEISFKAYDIFSEEFDLLKYDVVLTTLFLHHFKDEEIIKILQKAKKKAKLGIVVNDLQRSPIAYYLFKVVCLTIKNRMIIEDGLTSILRGFKREELEEFSKRLNVPPQIKWRWAFRYQWIIQNK, from the coding sequence ATGAGCATTTTAGTCAATACCAAGGAAAGGACGGATGCTATTGAGATTATGGACGATTTTTCTCTAGAAGGAGAATCGCTGCATAATACCTTAGATACGTTAGCAGATATAAACAAGTGGTTGGGCGGCAATAACGTCACTTTAGATGGCTTAAAAAAGGTTTTAAAACGCCATTCGAGAAACGTTCCTATTACCATCATTGACCTTGGTTGCGGCGGCGGCGATATTTTACGAAAGGTTGCTGACTATGGGAGGAAAGAAGGATATATTTTCAAATTGATTGGCATTGACGCAAACCCAGATGCCATGGTCTATGCTAGAAAATTATCTAAAAACTACCCTGAAATTAGCTTTAAAGCCTATGATATATTTTCAGAGGAATTTGATCTATTGAAGTATGACGTGGTATTAACCACTTTGTTTCTGCATCATTTTAAAGATGAAGAAATCATAAAAATCCTTCAGAAGGCTAAAAAGAAAGCAAAATTAGGAATTGTGGTGAATGACCTTCAACGTAGCCCAATCGCCTATTATTTATTTAAAGTGGTTTGCCTAACCATTAAAAATAGGATGATTATTGAAGATGGATTAACTTCTATTTTACGCGGGTTTAAACGTGAAGAATTAGAAGAATTTTCAAAAAGGTTAAATGTGCCGCCCCAAATTAAGTGGAGATGGGCTTTCCGTTACCAATGGATAATTCAAAATAAATGA
- a CDS encoding acyl carrier protein: MEKNELIAKLKAIVKPYIQDEEAFNNLSEDTDFVRDLKINSANLVDVILDVEDGFDIRIENDEMERMLSVKAAMEIVNSKLEAK, translated from the coding sequence ATGGAAAAGAACGAACTGATCGCAAAACTTAAAGCGATTGTTAAGCCCTATATACAAGATGAAGAAGCGTTTAATAATTTATCTGAAGATACCGATTTTGTAAGGGATTTAAAGATTAATTCTGCAAATCTGGTCGACGTTATCCTAGATGTTGAAGATGGTTTTGATATCCGCATCGAAAATGATGAAATGGAAAGAATGCTCTCGGTAAAAGCAGCCATGGAAATCGTAAATTCCAAATTAGAGGCAAAATGA
- a CDS encoding Predicted naringenin-chalcone synthase produces MSVRITAVAKQLPKYSRNTSEILPFLDVWLSGQDERFRRKVTKIFENAGVDKRYSIMDPEEVFLKTSFEEKNDIYIRESIKLAESALLKSLAKAKLNPEDIDYIITVSCTGIMIPSLDAYLINRLKMNQDIVRLPVTEMGCAAGVSGILYAKNFLKANPNKRAVVIAVEAPTATFQLDDFSMVNIVSAAIFGDGAASVILSSYEDEEGPEIKDEAMYHFYDSEQMMGFNLVNTGLQMILDISVPQTISDHFPKIVHPFLERNGLTIEDIDHLIFHPGGKKIVQTVEDLFGSLGKNIDDTKEVLRLYGNMSSATVLYVLERFMDQELAKGEKGLMLSFGPGFSAQRILLEW; encoded by the coding sequence ATGAGTGTAAGAATAACTGCAGTTGCAAAGCAACTTCCTAAATATAGTAGAAACACTTCCGAAATATTACCCTTTCTGGATGTTTGGTTGTCGGGACAAGATGAGCGTTTTAGACGGAAGGTCACAAAGATTTTCGAGAATGCAGGGGTAGACAAGCGTTATTCTATCATGGATCCAGAAGAAGTATTTCTTAAAACCTCTTTTGAAGAAAAAAACGATATTTATATTAGGGAATCCATAAAATTGGCAGAAAGCGCCTTACTAAAATCCCTTGCGAAAGCGAAGCTTAATCCTGAAGACATTGATTATATCATTACGGTAAGCTGTACCGGAATCATGATTCCATCTTTAGATGCGTATTTGATCAATCGTCTCAAAATGAATCAGGATATTGTGAGATTGCCGGTTACAGAAATGGGATGCGCCGCTGGAGTTTCAGGAATTCTCTATGCCAAGAATTTTTTAAAGGCAAATCCGAATAAACGCGCGGTGGTCATTGCGGTAGAAGCGCCGACCGCTACTTTTCAACTAGATGATTTTTCTATGGTGAACATTGTAAGCGCCGCTATTTTTGGGGACGGTGCTGCGAGTGTTATACTATCTTCCTATGAAGATGAAGAAGGTCCAGAAATTAAGGATGAAGCGATGTACCATTTTTATGATTCAGAACAAATGATGGGTTTTAATTTGGTAAATACCGGATTGCAGATGATATTGGATATTTCCGTGCCTCAGACAATTTCGGACCATTTCCCAAAGATTGTGCATCCTTTTTTAGAACGAAACGGATTGACAATTGAAGATATTGACCATCTGATTTTTCACCCCGGCGGAAAAAAAATAGTGCAAACCGTAGAAGATTTGTTCGGGTCTTTAGGTAAAAACATAGACGACACAAAAGAAGTTCTAAGATTATACGGAAATATGAGTAGCGCAACCGTACTCTATGTCTTAGAGCGTTTTATGGATCAGGAATTAGCAAAAGGGGAAAAAGGATTAATGTTGAGTTTTGGCCCCGGTTTTTCTGCCCAACGAATATTATTAGAATGGTAA
- a CDS encoding Phosphopantetheinyl transferase (holo-ACP synthase) has translation MIGNDIVDLKKNPLNWKRKGFLEKVFSENEQQLISFSENPQLTVGLLWSMKEAAYKIYVQKFKKRSFNPSGLICFLSDSNHGFVKIENQIYYTNSTITEQFIYSIATSNPSAEYKSDIFQIENESHLSQSKSIRNFFFESFSKENNFNLKHLNIKKNNADVPELFYYNSKLPYQISLTHCGNYSGFVYSR, from the coding sequence ATGATTGGCAATGATATTGTCGACTTAAAAAAAAATCCACTTAACTGGAAGAGAAAAGGTTTTTTAGAAAAAGTTTTTTCTGAAAACGAGCAACAACTTATTTCATTTTCAGAAAATCCACAGTTAACGGTCGGCTTGCTTTGGAGCATGAAGGAAGCTGCTTATAAGATTTACGTTCAAAAATTTAAGAAGAGGTCTTTTAATCCGTCTGGTCTGATATGTTTTTTGTCTGATTCAAATCACGGTTTTGTCAAGATTGAAAACCAGATTTATTACACTAACTCTACAATTACGGAACAATTTATATATTCTATTGCTACTTCGAATCCTTCAGCAGAATATAAAAGTGACATTTTTCAAATTGAAAATGAATCGCATCTAAGCCAAAGTAAATCGATAAGAAATTTCTTTTTTGAAAGCTTTTCAAAAGAAAACAATTTCAACTTGAAGCATTTGAACATCAAAAAAAACAATGCGGATGTCCCGGAATTATTCTACTACAATTCTAAATTACCGTATCAAATTTCACTGACCCACTGTGGAAATTATTCTGGATTTGTATATTCTAGATAA
- a CDS encoding enoyl-[acyl-carrier protein] reductase I — protein sequence MKEFDGKNYWALILGGSSGLGLASAKKLAKHGMNICVVHRNSRAQQQEINSEFEKIIDEGVQILSFNLDATNAEKRNEIISELKQKLADKGKIRTMVHSIAKGNLKPMVSDHDSILKNDDFMLTINAMAISLYDWTQAIFQDKLFAQDSRIISFTSEGNSKAWKNYAAVSAAKATLEAITRNIALEFAPYGIRANCIQAGVTDTASLNLIPESDKMKKYSMSRNPFKRLTTPEDVANVVYLLSKDEASWINGTVIPVDGGERLS from the coding sequence ATGAAAGAGTTTGACGGTAAAAATTACTGGGCACTTATTCTGGGCGGTTCTAGCGGACTCGGGTTAGCTAGCGCAAAAAAATTGGCTAAACACGGCATGAATATCTGTGTGGTGCATAGAAATTCCCGAGCTCAACAACAAGAAATAAATTCAGAATTTGAGAAAATAATAGATGAAGGCGTTCAGATTTTATCCTTCAACCTGGACGCGACAAATGCTGAAAAAAGAAATGAAATAATAAGTGAATTAAAACAAAAGCTAGCAGATAAAGGAAAAATCAGAACCATGGTGCATAGTATCGCCAAAGGAAACTTAAAGCCAATGGTTTCGGATCATGATTCAATATTAAAAAATGATGATTTTATGCTTACCATCAATGCGATGGCGATTAGTTTGTACGATTGGACCCAAGCTATTTTTCAAGATAAATTATTTGCACAAGATTCCAGAATCATAAGTTTTACCAGTGAAGGAAATTCAAAAGCCTGGAAAAATTATGCAGCGGTATCAGCGGCAAAAGCAACTTTGGAAGCTATCACCAGAAATATTGCGCTAGAATTTGCACCTTATGGTATTAGGGCAAACTGTATTCAGGCTGGCGTCACAGATACGGCTTCCCTTAATTTAATACCTGAAAGTGATAAAATGAAAAAGTATAGCATGTCGCGGAATCCTTTTAAACGTTTAACCACGCCAGAAGATGTCGCCAATGTGGTCTATCTTTTAAGTAAAGATGAAGCAAGTTGGATTAACGGAACGGTCATACCAGTGGATGGTGGCGAACGTCTATCCTAA
- a CDS encoding 3-hydroxyacyl-[acyl-carrier-protein] dehydratase, translating to MTSSQIIKLLPYQQPFLFVDGLSMISEQGIEGHYTFKEDEYFYKGHFKENPVTPGVILTECMAQIGVVCLGIYLLKEMIAEKFQPQIALTSNQIDFFLPVMPGEKVTVISEKEVFRFNKLKCQIKMFNSNKELVCRGQISGMIKVESR from the coding sequence ATGACTTCAAGCCAAATCATAAAACTACTGCCTTATCAACAGCCATTTTTGTTTGTGGATGGGCTTTCAATGATTTCCGAACAAGGAATTGAAGGTCATTACACTTTTAAAGAAGACGAATATTTTTATAAAGGTCATTTTAAAGAAAATCCGGTCACACCGGGAGTTATACTTACCGAATGTATGGCCCAGATTGGGGTTGTGTGTTTAGGGATTTACTTATTAAAGGAGATGATTGCTGAAAAATTTCAACCTCAAATTGCCTTAACTTCTAACCAGATAGATTTCTTTTTACCGGTTATGCCTGGAGAAAAAGTTACCGTCATTTCCGAAAAGGAAGTATTTCGATTTAATAAACTAAAATGCCAAATAAAAATGTTCAATTCCAACAAAGAATTGGTTTGTAGAGGGCAAATTTCAGGAATGATTAAAGTCGAAAGTAGATGA